A section of the Verrucomicrobiota bacterium genome encodes:
- a CDS encoding TolC family protein, translated as MTERTIWALLLASALLLAGCSSAHYRKSADREAYRTIAEKTTRVKNMDKHFTIEQTNTVSLGGLPMMTNVSEFLGADDHKETGAHVLSLEKALEIATKQNRAYQSRKETLYLSALNLTLARHRFTPIFSGNGSARIIGQTEQAVDVIVDPITQEPKVLLSDNLVEQRRVTANGNVNASWLIRDLGRITTSFTTDFLRFVTGDPRTLTSSQVGATFFRPLLRNAGFKQEMENLTQAERDLLYDLRDFVQYRKSFSVQVASAYYAVLGNRDAVRNSYLNLQSSRKNAERTRELAKEGRVTQSDLGRLQQHELAAERDWNNAIRSYKQTLDDFKLNQLGIPVDTRLILDDKELDALEIRDPKIAVEESISVALTARQDFKNFKDRHDDTLRRTALAANFLKPQLDLVASAGFNSKQESGTGFPVPDINRYNWSAGLNLDPGLDRKAERNGYRTALINERQAERAQEQQEDQIKLQVRDSWRTLDQAKRNYEISEIGVRLAERRVEEQNLLAELGRAKAQDQVDAQNDLISSKNQRTQALVSHTIARLQFWVNLGILYIKDQGQWEEINHANSK; from the coding sequence ATGACCGAGCGAACTATCTGGGCACTGTTGCTTGCTTCCGCTCTCCTCCTGGCTGGTTGCTCCTCCGCGCATTATCGAAAATCAGCGGACCGCGAAGCTTACCGCACCATCGCCGAAAAAACGACCCGCGTCAAAAACATGGACAAACACTTCACCATCGAGCAAACGAATACGGTATCGCTCGGAGGTCTGCCCATGATGACGAACGTCAGCGAGTTCCTTGGAGCCGATGACCACAAGGAAACGGGCGCGCACGTTCTCTCGCTGGAAAAAGCCCTGGAGATTGCCACGAAACAGAATCGCGCCTACCAGTCGCGCAAAGAGACGTTGTATCTCTCGGCCTTGAACCTGACCCTGGCGCGACACCGGTTCACTCCCATCTTTTCAGGCAACGGCAGCGCCCGGATCATCGGCCAGACGGAACAGGCGGTGGATGTCATCGTGGACCCCATCACGCAGGAACCTAAAGTACTGCTCAGCGACAATCTCGTCGAGCAACGACGCGTGACTGCCAACGGCAACGTCAATGCCAGTTGGCTCATCCGTGACCTTGGCCGCATTACCACGTCCTTCACGACTGACTTTCTGCGCTTCGTCACGGGTGATCCGCGCACACTGACGTCGTCCCAGGTTGGCGCGACGTTCTTCCGCCCGTTGCTGCGCAATGCGGGCTTCAAGCAGGAAATGGAGAACCTGACCCAGGCCGAACGTGATTTGCTGTACGACCTCCGTGATTTCGTGCAGTATAGAAAGAGTTTCAGCGTGCAAGTGGCCAGCGCCTACTACGCTGTGTTGGGCAACCGGGACGCCGTGCGAAACAGCTATCTCAACCTGCAAAGTTCGCGCAAGAACGCGGAACGCACGCGCGAACTGGCCAAGGAAGGGCGTGTGACCCAGTCCGATCTCGGTCGTCTCCAGCAGCATGAACTGGCCGCCGAACGCGACTGGAACAACGCCATCCGCAGCTATAAACAAACACTCGATGACTTCAAACTGAATCAATTGGGTATTCCCGTGGACACGCGGCTGATTCTGGACGACAAGGAACTCGACGCATTGGAAATCCGCGACCCCAAAATCGCCGTGGAGGAATCGATCAGCGTGGCGCTGACCGCGCGGCAGGATTTTAAGAATTTCAAAGACCGTCATGACGACACCCTCCGGCGCACTGCCTTGGCCGCCAATTTTCTGAAGCCGCAACTCGACCTTGTCGCGTCGGCCGGGTTCAACAGCAAACAGGAGAGCGGCACCGGATTTCCCGTGCCGGACATCAATCGTTACAACTGGAGCGCCGGGCTGAACTTGGATCCGGGATTGGATCGCAAGGCAGAACGCAACGGCTATCGGACGGCGTTGATCAATGAGCGGCAGGCCGAACGCGCGCAGGAGCAGCAGGAGGATCAGATCAAGCTGCAGGTGCGCGATAGTTGGCGGACGCTTGACCAGGCCAAACGGAATTACGAGATCAGCGAGATCGGTGTCAGACTCGCAGAGCGGCGCGTGGAAGAGCAAAACCTGCTCGCCGAACTGGGTCGCGCCAAAGCCCAGGACCAGGTGGACGCGCAAAACGATTTGATCAGTTCCAAGAATCAGCGCACGCAGGCGCTGGTGAGTCACACGATTGCCCGGCTGCAGTTCTGGGTCAACCTGGGCATTCTCTACATCAAAGACCAGGGCCAATGGGAGGAAATCAACCATGCCAATTCCAAATAA
- a CDS encoding MFS transporter: protein METSAIQKRNIFEGVTGYHWLVVVIASCGWLFDCMDQRLFVLARESALKELLANDAAALLALKKYIGYATTSMILGWATGGIFFGMMSDKIGRVKTMVATLIVYSGFTGLSGFAQSWVDFTIYRFLVGLGVGGMFGAATTLVAESVPGQFRSVALGSLQALSATGNIIGSLISLQIQPGAANFLGEFSGWRVLFLVGILPSLLVIPIIFVLREPEAWKKAKAEAKTGHGQKNVGSPLELFRDVRWRRNTIVGLFLGISGMIGLWGIGFFSPELISTALKGAPQTTIDSVRGWGTALQDVGSFLGMMTFTLVASFLNRRVAFLGAFILCLGATMFVFNSLNSASDAYWMLPMMGFAQLAVFAGYSIYFPELFPTRLRGTGVGFCYNTVRYLAAPAPTLLGYLSTVMSFRTAAMVMSLIYLVGIIALIWAPETKDQPLPEG from the coding sequence ATGGAAACTTCAGCAATTCAGAAAAGAAATATATTTGAAGGAGTGACCGGCTATCATTGGCTGGTGGTGGTGATTGCTTCCTGCGGTTGGTTGTTTGACTGCATGGATCAACGGCTATTTGTCCTGGCTCGCGAATCGGCCTTGAAGGAACTGCTCGCCAATGACGCGGCCGCGCTGCTCGCACTCAAGAAATACATCGGCTATGCCACCACTTCGATGATCCTCGGCTGGGCGACCGGCGGCATTTTCTTCGGGATGATGAGCGACAAGATCGGACGGGTCAAAACCATGGTGGCCACGCTGATCGTCTATTCAGGATTCACCGGCCTGTCGGGATTTGCGCAAAGCTGGGTTGATTTCACGATCTACCGCTTTCTCGTGGGACTGGGAGTTGGCGGCATGTTCGGAGCGGCCACCACCCTGGTGGCGGAAAGCGTGCCGGGCCAGTTTCGATCCGTCGCGTTGGGGTCACTGCAGGCGCTATCGGCGACCGGCAACATCATCGGGTCACTGATCAGTCTGCAGATTCAGCCGGGTGCGGCGAATTTCCTGGGAGAATTCTCCGGGTGGCGCGTTCTTTTTCTTGTTGGAATCCTGCCCTCGCTTCTGGTCATTCCCATCATCTTTGTGTTAAGAGAACCAGAGGCGTGGAAGAAGGCAAAGGCCGAGGCCAAGACGGGGCATGGGCAAAAAAACGTCGGCTCTCCATTGGAACTCTTTCGTGATGTTCGCTGGCGACGGAATACCATTGTGGGTTTGTTTCTGGGCATTTCGGGCATGATTGGACTTTGGGGCATTGGTTTCTTTTCACCGGAATTGATTTCCACTGCGTTGAAAGGCGCGCCGCAAACGACGATTGACAGCGTGCGCGGTTGGGGCACGGCACTCCAGGATGTCGGCTCGTTTCTCGGCATGATGACGTTCACCCTGGTCGCTTCCTTCCTGAACCGACGCGTGGCGTTCCTCGGCGCATTCATCCTCTGCCTTGGCGCGACGATGTTCGTGTTCAATTCGCTGAACTCGGCATCGGATGCTTATTGGATGCTGCCGATGATGGGTTTCGCGCAGTTGGCCGTCTTCGCCGGATACTCGATTTATTTTCCCGAACTGTTTCCCACGCGGTTGCGCGGGACCGGAGTGGGTTTCTGCTACAACACCGTGCGTTATCTCGCGGCACCGGCACCGACGCTGCTCGGCTATCTGAGCACCGTGATGTCATTTCGGACCGCCGCGATGGTCATGTCGCTGATCTACCTCGTTGGAATCATTGCCTTGATTTGGGCGCCGGAAACGAAGGACCAACCGCTCCCGGAAGGCTGA
- the ltrA gene encoding group II intron reverse transcriptase/maturase: MTVPPGTDASFDLPRNWKDIHWKALWSQVRRLQVRIAKAIKFGNYRRASALQWLLTHSRAAKLLAVRRVTTNRGAKTPGVDNVTWQTDRQKLQAADNLKRHGYKPQPLRRIYIPKKNGKLRPLSIPTLHDRAMQALHALALAPVAETLGDPNSYGFREGRCCADALRHVHNVLSRQCSPQWVLEGDIKACFDEIRHEWLRHHVLMDKQTLRKWLKAGYWEKGHLFPTCKGTPQGGVISPILANLALDGMQKAISQAVSKTGDKVNFVRYADDFIVTGATKELLEQKVKPALAAFLHPRGLELSEQKTVITPINKGFNFLGHTVRKFGDKLLTYPAKSNVKALREKISLCINSALGLSQEELLRQLNPLIRGWANYYRHGASKRTFNRLDNHVFWQLLRWAKRRHPKQTAAWRRHKYFSAAVGKGIFSVRLTKEKGTSQVLALYSATSTVIRRHVKIIGAANPYDPHYTQYFEQRRREKFPKVVDGGGWKKGILRGTKKPAAITRWRHNPQDTYGTEECSRSG; this comes from the coding sequence ATGACAGTTCCTCCCGGAACTGATGCGTCTTTCGACCTGCCAAGGAACTGGAAGGACATCCATTGGAAAGCCCTCTGGTCACAGGTGCGACGGCTGCAAGTGCGTATTGCCAAGGCAATCAAATTCGGCAACTACCGCAGGGCTTCGGCTTTGCAGTGGCTGCTGACACATTCGCGTGCCGCCAAATTACTGGCGGTGCGGCGAGTGACAACCAACCGGGGCGCGAAAACGCCCGGGGTAGATAACGTAACATGGCAAACTGACAGACAGAAACTCCAAGCCGCAGACAACCTCAAACGTCATGGATACAAACCCCAACCCTTACGCCGGATCTACATTCCGAAGAAGAACGGCAAACTTCGCCCGTTGAGCATTCCCACCCTGCACGACCGCGCCATGCAAGCACTCCACGCGCTGGCCCTCGCGCCCGTAGCTGAGACCTTGGGTGATCCAAACTCCTACGGCTTCCGTGAAGGACGCTGTTGTGCCGATGCTCTGAGACACGTTCACAACGTGCTCTCCCGCCAGTGCTCACCCCAATGGGTGCTGGAGGGCGACATCAAAGCCTGCTTCGACGAAATCCGCCATGAGTGGCTGCGACACCATGTCCTCATGGACAAGCAGACACTCCGCAAATGGCTCAAGGCTGGTTACTGGGAAAAGGGACACTTGTTTCCGACCTGTAAAGGCACGCCCCAAGGCGGGGTCATCTCACCCATCCTCGCGAACCTCGCGCTGGACGGGATGCAGAAGGCCATCAGCCAAGCCGTATCCAAAACGGGCGATAAAGTCAACTTCGTGCGTTATGCTGATGACTTCATCGTGACGGGCGCAACCAAGGAACTACTCGAACAGAAAGTCAAACCCGCACTGGCGGCCTTCCTCCATCCGCGAGGTCTGGAACTCTCAGAGCAAAAGACCGTCATCACCCCCATCAATAAAGGGTTCAACTTTCTGGGGCACACCGTGCGCAAATTTGGGGACAAACTGCTGACCTATCCCGCAAAGAGTAACGTGAAAGCCTTGCGGGAGAAAATCAGCCTCTGTATCAACTCCGCCTTGGGACTCTCCCAAGAAGAGCTCCTTCGCCAACTCAACCCGCTTATCCGGGGTTGGGCCAATTATTACCGACATGGAGCCTCCAAGCGGACCTTCAACCGGCTGGACAATCACGTCTTCTGGCAACTACTGCGCTGGGCCAAACGACGCCACCCCAAACAGACCGCTGCTTGGAGACGGCACAAGTACTTCTCGGCAGCGGTTGGAAAGGGAATCTTCAGCGTCCGGCTCACCAAGGAGAAAGGCACAAGCCAAGTGCTTGCCCTTTACTCGGCCACCAGCACCGTAATCCGTCGCCATGTTAAAATCATTGGGGCTGCAAACCCCTACGATCCACACTACACACAATACTTCGAGCAACGCCGCCGAGAGAAATTTCCAAAAGTTGTGGACGGCGGGGGGTGGAAAAAAGGCATCCTGAGGGGGACAAAAAAACCTGCTGCCATCACACGATGGCGGCACAACCCTCAGGACACCTATGGAACAGAAGAATGTAGTCGGTCTGGAA
- a CDS encoding PQQ-binding-like beta-propeller repeat protein, which yields MVLSGRCADTTGEDWPRFLGPRANGISAETGLLDKWPESGPPLLWEKSIGTGYSAPSVRGELLVLHHRLKDEEIVEAFEAATGKPAWRHAYPSKFIDPYGYNNGPRCTPLLTSPRGVTESQTPQGEDRCYTFGAEGKLVCLELQSGKLIWQRDTGIDWHVPAAFFGVGSTPILEGDLLLVMVGGQPNSGMVALDSKTGKTVWESVGEKNWQGQPMIGWPGERKVNWPRWEKQASYSTPVAATIHGRRHVLCLTRQGLVSVDPKTGEVNFSFWFRSPANDSVNAISPVVVDELVFISGAYYKVGSVVLRVKPDGKSVDEVWRGTSLEIHWNTPIYYDGNLYAFSGRNEPDARFRCVEFKTGKVLWDRDESWPPHSTPQPKVYGRGSAILADGKLIALGEGGLLGLFKLNPKQPEEICHWQVPQLHYPCWAAPVLSRKRLYLRSEDRLICLSLAK from the coding sequence ATGGTTTTGTCCGGGCGTTGCGCCGACACTACGGGCGAAGATTGGCCGCGTTTTCTAGGGCCGCGCGCCAATGGGATTTCCGCGGAGACAGGCTTGCTGGATAAGTGGCCGGAGAGTGGACCGCCATTGCTTTGGGAAAAAAGCATCGGCACGGGTTACAGCGCGCCTTCCGTCCGTGGTGAGCTGTTGGTGTTGCACCATCGCTTGAAGGACGAAGAAATTGTGGAGGCGTTTGAGGCGGCCACCGGCAAACCAGCCTGGCGTCACGCCTACCCCAGCAAATTCATCGACCCCTACGGTTACAACAACGGCCCGCGATGCACTCCGTTGCTCACCTCGCCCCGTGGAGTCACCGAATCCCAAACTCCACAGGGCGAAGATCGTTGTTACACTTTCGGCGCGGAAGGCAAACTGGTCTGTCTGGAACTCCAGTCCGGCAAACTGATCTGGCAGCGCGACACCGGCATCGATTGGCACGTGCCCGCGGCTTTCTTCGGCGTTGGCAGCACACCGATTCTCGAAGGCGACCTGTTACTTGTGATGGTGGGCGGCCAGCCGAACTCCGGCATGGTCGCATTGGATTCAAAGACAGGAAAAACCGTTTGGGAAAGTGTCGGCGAAAAAAACTGGCAGGGCCAGCCGATGATCGGCTGGCCCGGCGAACGCAAGGTGAACTGGCCACGTTGGGAAAAGCAGGCCAGTTACTCCACGCCCGTGGCCGCGACGATTCACGGCAGACGACACGTTCTGTGTTTGACGCGACAGGGGTTGGTTTCGGTTGATCCCAAAACCGGTGAAGTGAATTTCAGTTTCTGGTTTCGATCGCCCGCCAACGATTCCGTCAACGCCATCAGCCCTGTCGTGGTGGATGAACTGGTTTTCATTTCCGGAGCGTACTACAAGGTCGGTTCGGTGGTATTGCGCGTGAAGCCCGACGGCAAAAGCGTGGACGAAGTCTGGCGCGGCACATCGCTGGAAATCCATTGGAACACGCCAATCTATTACGACGGCAATCTCTACGCTTTCAGCGGTCGCAACGAACCGGACGCGCGCTTTCGCTGCGTCGAATTCAAGACCGGCAAGGTGTTGTGGGATCGCGATGAAAGCTGGCCGCCCCACAGCACGCCGCAACCGAAGGTTTACGGTCGCGGCTCAGCGATTCTGGCCGATGGAAAACTGATTGCGCTTGGCGAAGGCGGCTTGCTCGGTTTGTTCAAGTTGAACCCGAAGCAGCCTGAAGAGATCTGTCACTGGCAGGTGCCCCAACTGCACTATCCCTGTTGGGCAGCGCCCGTGTTGTCGCGAAAGAGACTTTACTTGCGCAGCGAAGACCGGCTGATCTGTCTCAGTCTGGCAAAGTAA
- a CDS encoding ABC transporter ATP-binding protein codes for MPSPIVHFDNVRKTYQMGLITVEALRGVSLDIQAGEYISIMGPSGCGKSTMLNLLGCLDRPTSGRYLLGNQDVSQLDDDALSTVRGARLGFIFQSYNLIQQLTVLENIEIPLYYQGRPEDESRTLAKKFATLVGLEDRTNHKPFELSGGQQQRVAIARALANEPLIILADEPTGNLDSASGVEILKIFDDLHAQGKTIILVTHDGNISRHAARAIRLRDGEIESDVRH; via the coding sequence ATGCCCTCGCCCATCGTTCACTTTGACAACGTCCGCAAGACCTACCAGATGGGCCTTATTACCGTGGAAGCCTTGCGCGGCGTTTCGCTTGATATTCAGGCGGGTGAATACATCAGCATCATGGGACCATCGGGCTGCGGCAAATCCACGATGTTGAACCTGCTGGGCTGCCTCGACCGGCCCACGTCCGGTCGTTATCTGCTCGGCAACCAGGACGTGTCGCAACTGGATGACGACGCCCTTTCGACGGTTCGCGGTGCGCGGCTCGGCTTCATCTTCCAATCCTACAATCTGATTCAGCAACTCACCGTCTTGGAAAACATCGAGATTCCACTTTATTACCAAGGCCGCCCCGAAGATGAGAGCCGGACGTTGGCGAAAAAGTTCGCCACGCTCGTCGGGCTGGAAGATCGGACCAACCACAAGCCGTTCGAGCTTTCCGGCGGCCAACAGCAGCGGGTGGCCATCGCGCGCGCCCTGGCCAACGAACCCTTGATCATTCTGGCCGACGAACCGACCGGCAACCTTGATTCCGCTTCGGGCGTCGAAATCTTGAAAATCTTTGACGACCTGCATGCGCAGGGGAAAACCATCATCCTGGTCACGCACGACGGGAACATCTCGCGCCACGCCGCCCGCGCGATTCGTCTCCGCGACGGCGAAATCGAAAGCGATGTCCGACACTAA
- a CDS encoding ABC transporter permease yields the protein MSDTKSIFHFIRHDFLSSHLKRVVRLGVKSLWLHRLRSLLTVLGIVFGVCSVIAMLAIGEGASFEAQETIKSLGSQNIILRSVKPPEEQKVSDKGSQSYVLQYGLTYKDIKRIKSTIPGVTVIVPGRIMREYVWNISRRVDCEIMGTVPWYPQMRNHRVARGRFFTENEMDDKANVCVLGAGMVNTLFPLDSPLGRQVRVGGDYYQVIGVMEPSGKVAKADETQDNVKPAANRMFIPLETAKTRYGEVLRKVRSGSFEQERVQLHEVTVKVATPEQVRAVADAIKGVMERNHKKKDFDIIVPLELLKRAERTKQIFNIVLGSIAAISLLVGGIGIMNIMLASVTERTREIGIRRALGAKRRDIIVQFLVETVMLSGAGGLLGVVLGVIIPFLVSYFAGMVTIITLWSPLVAFSISGLVGVIFGLYPAFRAANMDPVEALRHE from the coding sequence ATGTCCGACACTAAATCCATCTTTCATTTTATTCGACACGACTTTCTGAGTTCGCACTTGAAGCGCGTCGTGCGGCTCGGCGTCAAAAGCCTTTGGCTGCATCGCTTGCGGTCGCTGCTGACAGTGCTAGGCATTGTGTTCGGCGTTTGTTCTGTGATCGCGATGCTGGCAATCGGCGAAGGTGCCAGCTTCGAGGCGCAAGAAACGATCAAGAGTCTTGGCAGCCAGAACATCATTCTCCGCAGTGTCAAACCGCCGGAAGAGCAGAAGGTTTCCGACAAGGGCAGCCAGAGTTATGTCCTGCAATACGGCCTGACCTATAAGGACATTAAACGGATCAAGTCCACGATTCCCGGCGTTACCGTCATCGTTCCGGGCCGCATCATGCGCGAGTACGTCTGGAACATCAGCCGCCGTGTCGATTGCGAAATCATGGGCACCGTTCCCTGGTATCCCCAGATGCGCAACCATCGCGTCGCTCGTGGTCGCTTCTTCACCGAAAACGAAATGGACGACAAAGCCAACGTCTGTGTGCTCGGCGCCGGAATGGTGAACACGCTTTTCCCGCTCGATTCGCCACTCGGCAGACAGGTCCGCGTCGGCGGCGATTATTACCAAGTGATCGGCGTCATGGAACCGAGCGGCAAAGTTGCTAAGGCGGACGAAACTCAGGACAACGTAAAGCCCGCCGCCAATCGGATGTTCATCCCGTTGGAAACGGCGAAGACCCGTTATGGTGAAGTTTTGCGGAAGGTGCGTAGCGGGAGTTTCGAGCAGGAACGGGTGCAGTTGCATGAGGTCACCGTTAAAGTCGCCACCCCGGAGCAAGTTCGGGCGGTCGCCGACGCCATCAAGGGAGTCATGGAGCGTAACCACAAGAAAAAAGACTTCGACATCATCGTGCCGCTCGAATTATTGAAGCGTGCGGAGCGCACCAAACAGATTTTCAACATCGTGCTCGGCTCGATAGCGGCGATTTCGCTTCTGGTGGGCGGCATCGGCATCATGAACATCATGCTGGCCAGCGTGACCGAGCGGACGCGCGAAATCGGCATCCGCCGCGCGCTCGGCGCGAAGCGACGCGATATCATCGTCCAATTCCTTGTGGAAACCGTCATGCTGTCCGGGGCGGGCGGACTGCTGGGAGTCGTCCTTGGAGTGATCATTCCCTTTTTGGTCAGCTACTTTGCCGGCATGGTTACGATCATCACGCTCTGGTCGCCGCTCGTCGCTTTCTCGATCTCAGGCTTGGTAGGCGTTATTTTCGGACTTTATCCTGCCTTCCGCGCGGCGAACATGGACCCGGTGGAGGCCCTGCGTCATGAATGA
- a CDS encoding HlyD family efflux transporter periplasmic adaptor subunit produces MPIPNKILTFIEQQPRWRIAAAVLILVLAVVWISSSGKSASKGATFTARRGPLDISVLEGGSIQALESQEIKCEVRVGYQGTKILKIVEEGYQVTEEDVKNGKVLVELDSSDLQKQIVQQEIQYQSAVASLTDAQQGYDIQLNQNISDIKAAEQKARFARLDFDKFLGATVAQDVVEQLGLETELAAERTKSFESVGEPPKSSASPVQTNNALLVARGVASDTLPVIQLAGSTEKKPAPLAAALLLPTDPTTKPARPQITPNVEPTAPANAPPKPIVFDFSKYATIDALGDGEAKQKLRKFEDDLQVAQKELGQAKSTLEGTKRLFDKGFVTKTDLARDEIAYENARLKVQTAETARDLFLKYDFTKSAEESLSKHAEAMRELDRAKKAAVSKLAQAEARLKSAQGQYNVQLRQRNDLNEQVEKCILKAKKTGLVVYGAGGEEMYYYGNQEPIREGATVRERQAIITIPDMTRMSVKVKIHESYIKKIKKGEKVRITVDAFPDTIMEGEVTKVGVLPDSQNRWMNPDMKVYLTTITINGTYDWIKPGMSAKTEILVDHLDDVVYVPIQAVVPSEGKQICYVVRGFKPERREVEIGQFNDEFIEIKKGLKEGERVSLRVPEGTEPDTGEKEKKPGSDNNGKPKPIEKAAPPAKVG; encoded by the coding sequence ATGCCAATTCCAAATAAAATTCTAACCTTCATCGAACAACAACCGCGCTGGCGCATTGCCGCCGCCGTTCTCATCCTCGTACTGGCCGTCGTTTGGATCAGTAGCAGCGGCAAGTCCGCCAGCAAAGGCGCGACCTTCACCGCGCGACGCGGCCCGCTCGACATCAGTGTGCTCGAAGGCGGCAGCATCCAGGCGCTCGAATCGCAGGAGATCAAATGCGAAGTGCGCGTAGGCTATCAAGGCACGAAGATTTTGAAGATTGTGGAAGAGGGCTACCAGGTCACCGAGGAGGACGTGAAGAATGGCAAGGTGTTGGTCGAACTCGACTCCTCGGACCTGCAGAAACAAATCGTTCAGCAGGAAATTCAGTACCAATCCGCCGTGGCTTCATTGACCGACGCGCAACAGGGTTATGACATCCAGTTGAACCAGAACATCAGCGACATCAAGGCGGCGGAACAGAAGGCGCGTTTCGCGCGCCTGGACTTCGATAAGTTCCTTGGTGCCACCGTCGCGCAGGACGTTGTGGAGCAGCTTGGCTTGGAAACGGAACTGGCGGCGGAACGAACCAAGTCCTTCGAAAGCGTGGGTGAGCCTCCCAAATCGTCGGCCTCGCCGGTCCAAACCAACAACGCTCTCCTCGTGGCGCGCGGCGTTGCAAGCGACACGCTGCCGGTAATACAACTGGCCGGAAGCACCGAAAAAAAACCTGCGCCACTTGCGGCGGCATTACTGCTCCCCACCGATCCAACTACGAAACCGGCCAGGCCGCAGATCACGCCGAATGTGGAACCAACCGCGCCCGCCAACGCGCCGCCCAAGCCCATCGTCTTTGATTTTTCCAAATACGCGACCATTGACGCGTTGGGCGACGGTGAGGCGAAGCAAAAGCTCCGCAAGTTCGAGGACGACCTGCAAGTCGCCCAGAAAGAATTGGGCCAGGCCAAATCCACCCTGGAAGGCACCAAACGACTTTTTGACAAAGGGTTTGTGACCAAGACCGACCTGGCGCGTGATGAAATTGCCTACGAAAATGCGCGACTCAAAGTTCAGACCGCGGAAACCGCGCGCGACCTGTTCCTGAAGTACGATTTCACAAAGTCGGCCGAGGAGTCGTTATCGAAGCACGCGGAAGCCATGCGCGAGCTGGATCGCGCGAAGAAAGCGGCCGTTTCGAAGCTGGCCCAGGCGGAAGCCCGATTAAAATCAGCCCAAGGGCAATACAACGTGCAGTTGCGTCAGCGCAATGACCTTAACGAACAGGTGGAGAAGTGCATCTTGAAAGCGAAGAAGACAGGGCTGGTTGTTTATGGCGCCGGCGGTGAGGAGATGTATTATTACGGCAATCAGGAACCCATCCGCGAGGGCGCCACGGTCCGCGAACGCCAGGCCATCATCACCATCCCCGACATGACCCGGATGTCCGTGAAGGTGAAAATCCACGAAAGCTACATCAAAAAAATCAAGAAAGGGGAAAAAGTCCGCATTACGGTGGACGCTTTTCCCGACACAATTATGGAGGGAGAGGTCACCAAGGTCGGCGTGCTGCCCGATTCCCAAAACCGGTGGATGAATCCCGACATGAAAGTCTATCTTACCACCATCACCATCAACGGGACGTACGACTGGATCAAACCCGGCATGAGCGCGAAGACCGAGATTCTGGTGGATCATCTTGATGATGTGGTTTACGTGCCGATCCAGGCGGTCGTGCCGAGCGAAGGCAAACAGATCTGTTACGTGGTTCGCGGCTTCAAGCCGGAACGACGCGAGGTCGAAATCGGACAGTTCAACGACGAGTTCATTGAGATCAAAAAGGGATTGAAGGAGGGCGAAAGAGTTTCGCTTCGCGTTCCCGAAGGGACCGAGCCGGACACCGGCGAGAAAGAGAAGAAGCCAGGCAGCGACAACAACGGAAAACCGAAGCCAATCGAAAAGGCCGCGCCACCAGCCAAAGTGGGTTGA